The following are encoded together in the Triticum dicoccoides isolate Atlit2015 ecotype Zavitan chromosome 6B, WEW_v2.0, whole genome shotgun sequence genome:
- the LOC119320909 gene encoding uncharacterized protein LOC119320909, translated as MLYATKRPKANLVRTESNDALKDKIVVPRGTLVTWLASIELQFEDVGAPIQFLEFFHSFGKICKIRMGQLEETLKDLTQLEEVSLVVADLHIKLLSIIEIGKDISFEHPTHGDEWIRIVGEYITLTLHRENFTLRCLNQGVSGYKNLNPSCKLEVLNCLCDEALSSK; from the exons ATGCTCTATGCTACCAAGAGGCCAAAGGCTAACCTGGTGCGAACTGAGAGCAATGATGCTCTCAAGGATAAAATAGTTGTACCCAGGGGTACTCTCGTGACTTGGCTTGCAAGCATAGAGCTGCAGTTTGAAGATGTTGGTGCTCCAATTCAATTTCTGGAGTTCTTTCATTCATTTGGCAAG ATCTGCAAAATAAGGATGGGGCAACTAGAAGAAACTCTCAAAGACTTAACTCAACTTGAAGAGGTGTCTTTAGTTGTTGCCGACCTTCACATAAAGTTGCTGTCCATCATAGAAATTGGCAAAGATAT CTCTTTTGAGCACCCAACACATGGAGATGAATGGATAAGAATAGTCGGCGAGTACATCACTTTGACATTACACAGAGAAAATTTCACCCTTCGCTGCTTAAATCAGGGGGTATCGGGATATAAAAATTTGAACCCTTCTTGTAAGCTGGAGGTGCTGAATTGTTTGTGTGATGAGGCATTATCTTCTAAGTAA